In Hallerella porci, the sequence TAAAAATTTTCCGTGTAAAAATTCTGCATCTTTCGCCATTCCTTCGAATGCAAAACCCAAACGCTTCGCGAGCGCATTGCTTTTTTCATTTTTTTCTGCCGCCGAAATTTCGATCCGATGCATTCCCCATTTTTGCAAATAATGCAACACCAAAGTTAACGCTTCGGTCGCATAACCTTCGCCTTCAAATTCACTGCCCAAAAAGTAGCCGAGCGATGCCGCAAAATTTTTTTTATCCATCCATTGAATAATCACTTCGCCGATTAAAGCGCCATCGTCCAATCGCCGAATGCCGAGCGCACCGCCGTTTCCCATTTCCCGCTGAACTTGATACGATTCAATGCGAGCGTAGGCGTCCG encodes:
- a CDS encoding GNAT family N-acetyltransferase, whose translation is MWNEMPDEILEGERIALAFLEPEDSEEYLYLVDSSRESLSEWFPWIEKFSTMADAYARIESYQVQREMGNGGALGIRRLDDGALIGEVIIQWMDKKNFAASLGYFLGSEFEGEGYATEALTLVLHYLQKWGMHRIEISAAEKNEKSNALAKRLGFAFEGMAKDAEFLHGKFLNHNRYSFIFAGNE